A genome region from Pseudomonas sp. N3-W includes the following:
- a CDS encoding alpha/beta hydrolase, producing MPKGADNFYKSDAVSVQKISYNNQYGMKVSGNLFAPKNLDKTKSHAAIIVGHPMGAVKEQSANLYATKMAEQGFVTLSLDLSFWGQSEGRPQNAVSADIYAEDFSAAVDFLRTQPFVDKERIGGIGICGSGGFLISAAKIDPRLKAIATISMYDMGGVHRTGLSNSTTIEQRKAYIAQAAKQRDVEYSGGKVVYTDGVKTHQSEVSNPIQQEFFDFYRTPRGEFTPEGRSPENTTRPTLTSDVKFMNFYPFQDIETISPRPMLFITGDQAHSKEFSEQAYKLAGEPKELVVIPGAGHVDLYDRVDLIPWSKLHAFFTKNLK from the coding sequence ATCCCTAAGGGGGCAGACAACTTCTATAAAAGCGACGCGGTAAGCGTGCAAAAAATCTCCTACAACAACCAGTATGGGATGAAGGTTTCGGGCAACTTGTTTGCGCCAAAAAACCTGGACAAAACCAAGTCCCACGCGGCGATTATCGTCGGTCACCCCATGGGCGCGGTGAAGGAACAAAGCGCCAACCTCTATGCGACCAAGATGGCTGAACAAGGCTTCGTAACACTGTCCCTGGATCTTTCATTCTGGGGACAGAGTGAGGGGCGTCCGCAGAATGCCGTCTCTGCAGACATCTACGCTGAGGACTTCAGCGCTGCCGTGGACTTCCTACGCACCCAGCCTTTTGTAGACAAAGAGCGTATCGGTGGAATAGGTATCTGCGGCAGCGGCGGCTTCCTCATCAGCGCTGCCAAAATTGACCCACGCCTCAAAGCGATCGCGACCATAAGCATGTATGACATGGGTGGCGTGCATCGCACTGGACTGAGCAACTCGACCACCATTGAGCAACGCAAGGCTTACATCGCGCAAGCCGCCAAGCAGCGAGACGTTGAGTATTCGGGCGGGAAAGTCGTCTACACCGACGGCGTGAAAACGCATCAAAGTGAAGTGTCGAATCCGATTCAGCAAGAGTTCTTTGATTTCTACCGCACGCCACGGGGCGAGTTCACCCCAGAGGGTCGTTCCCCGGAAAACACTACTCGGCCAACGCTCACCAGCGATGTGAAGTTCATGAACTTCTATCCGTTCCAAGACATTGAAACCATCTCGCCACGCCCAATGCTGTTCATTACAGGTGATCAGGCTCACTCGAAAGAATTCAGCGAGCAAGCCTACAAGCTGGCCGGCGAACCCAAAGAGCTGGTCGTGATCCCAGGGGCAGGACATGTCGACCTCTATGACCGAGTGGATCTCATCCCTTGGAGCAAGCTCCATGCATTCTTTACGAAAAATTTGAAGTGA
- a CDS encoding MFS transporter — MTVQTTSALRADTAPPTGSQGQAAYWSGIFAMTLCVFALIASEFMPVSLLTPMATDLHVSEGLAGYGIAISGAFAVLTSLSISSLAGALNRKTLLLLMTLLMSVSGLVIALAPNYEIYMVGRALIGVVVGGFWSMSAAVAIRLVPTDKVPKALAIFNGGNALATVVAAPLGSYLGGIIGWRGAFFCLVPVALIALVWQWISLPSMPAEPRSKKSVSVFSLFKNPVITMGLLAVGAFFMGQFELFTFVRPFLETVTRVDVPTLSTMLLVLGIAGLVGTMLVGKFIEFGLYRTLVVIPVIMAVIALSLITFGHSIPVVFVLLGLWGLVATAAPVGWWSWIAKTSPENAEAGGGLMVAVIQLSIALGSTVGGLFYDGMGYQATFTASAALLAIAAVLALLTARIQLAR; from the coding sequence ATGACCGTGCAAACTACATCGGCCCTTCGGGCCGATACAGCGCCCCCAACTGGGTCGCAAGGGCAAGCCGCTTACTGGAGTGGAATATTTGCGATGACGCTCTGCGTTTTCGCGCTAATCGCATCCGAGTTCATGCCGGTTAGCCTGTTGACGCCGATGGCTACTGATTTGCACGTCAGCGAAGGCCTTGCTGGGTATGGCATCGCCATATCCGGCGCTTTCGCTGTGCTGACGAGCCTTTCAATCTCTTCGCTTGCTGGCGCCTTGAATCGCAAGACCCTGCTACTTTTGATGACACTGCTGATGAGCGTTTCCGGACTGGTGATTGCTCTTGCGCCTAACTACGAAATTTACATGGTTGGCCGTGCATTAATCGGTGTCGTAGTCGGTGGTTTTTGGTCAATGTCGGCGGCAGTCGCCATTCGCTTAGTGCCTACTGACAAAGTGCCTAAAGCCTTGGCTATCTTCAATGGAGGCAACGCTTTAGCAACAGTGGTAGCGGCTCCTTTGGGTAGCTATCTCGGCGGCATCATTGGATGGCGTGGAGCATTTTTCTGCTTGGTACCTGTCGCCCTGATCGCACTGGTATGGCAATGGATCAGCCTACCGTCGATGCCAGCGGAGCCACGTTCCAAAAAATCAGTTAGTGTTTTTTCCCTGTTCAAAAACCCTGTCATCACAATGGGTCTGCTAGCCGTTGGCGCCTTCTTCATGGGGCAATTCGAGCTATTCACATTCGTACGCCCCTTCCTTGAGACTGTGACGCGTGTGGATGTACCGACCCTGTCCACAATGCTGCTGGTGCTTGGTATAGCCGGCTTGGTCGGTACCATGCTAGTCGGTAAATTCATCGAGTTTGGACTGTACCGAACCTTGGTGGTGATTCCGGTGATCATGGCGGTAATCGCGCTGTCGCTTATCACCTTCGGCCACTCAATACCGGTCGTATTCGTTCTACTCGGTTTGTGGGGCCTGGTGGCTACCGCTGCACCGGTTGGGTGGTGGTCTTGGATTGCAAAAACGTCGCCGGAGAATGCTGAAGCTGGAGGCGGTCTGATGGTCGCGGTTATTCAGCTAAGCATCGCGCTCGGGTCAACAGTTGGTGGTTTGTTCTACGACGGTATGGGCTACCAAGCGACGTTCACGGCAAGCGCCGCTCTTCTTGCAATCGCAGCAGTTCTCGCATTGCTGACAGCACGCATCCAGCTTGCTCGTTGA
- a CDS encoding MBL fold metallo-hydrolase, whose protein sequence is MKKIMLKALAVVIAIASALVVAVVAYMQQPVFGKLPDGEKLSRVQASPNYKNGAFQNLVETLFLTNGATEWSIRIDNALAEKGAPRPVHDIPTHKTELRSLNPHEDLAVWLGHSSWYVQVAGKRILIDPVLSDHAAPLPGLVTAFNGTSIYSVEDLPQIDLLLISHDHYDHLDYPTITAIKPLVNQVIVGLGVGAHFQSWGYEPAKIHELDWYGTYEVNSELKIHATPARHYSGRTFTLNQSLWVGFALESGQRRLFFSGDSGYGDHFAEIGRRYGPFDWATLDSGQYDVRWANLHMNPEQAAQAAENIRSKSMTPGHVGKFALASHDWNEPFKRITVASKGRSYALWTPLIGQTIPFNGSAQLFDRWWDTVN, encoded by the coding sequence ATGAAAAAGATTATGTTGAAAGCATTGGCTGTTGTCATAGCTATCGCCTCAGCGCTGGTCGTGGCCGTAGTCGCCTATATGCAGCAACCTGTTTTTGGCAAATTGCCGGATGGCGAAAAACTCTCACGAGTCCAGGCATCCCCGAACTACAAGAATGGCGCATTTCAGAATTTGGTAGAGACGCTTTTTTTGACCAATGGCGCCACTGAGTGGTCGATTCGCATCGATAACGCGCTTGCGGAAAAGGGGGCACCACGCCCGGTTCATGATATTCCTACGCACAAAACTGAATTGCGCTCGCTCAACCCTCACGAAGATCTCGCGGTATGGCTTGGCCATTCATCCTGGTATGTGCAAGTCGCTGGAAAACGCATCCTGATTGACCCAGTGCTAAGCGACCATGCCGCGCCTTTACCCGGTTTGGTTACAGCGTTTAACGGCACCAGTATCTACTCGGTTGAGGATCTACCGCAGATCGATCTCTTACTTATCAGCCATGATCATTACGATCATCTGGACTATCCCACGATCACTGCGATCAAGCCTTTGGTTAACCAGGTCATCGTCGGTCTGGGCGTTGGCGCACACTTTCAGTCGTGGGGCTATGAGCCTGCCAAAATTCACGAACTCGACTGGTATGGCACCTATGAGGTCAACAGTGAACTGAAGATTCACGCCACTCCCGCCCGGCATTATTCCGGTCGTACATTTACCCTTAACCAGTCGCTCTGGGTGGGCTTTGCGCTGGAGTCAGGGCAGCGGCGACTGTTCTTCAGCGGTGATAGCGGCTACGGCGATCATTTTGCTGAGATCGGTCGGCGATACGGCCCGTTCGATTGGGCGACGCTGGATAGCGGTCAATACGATGTACGTTGGGCGAACCTGCACATGAATCCTGAACAAGCCGCTCAAGCTGCAGAAAATATAAGATCCAAGTCTATGACGCCTGGGCATGTCGGAAAGTTTGCACTCGCCTCACATGACTGGAATGAACCATTCAAACGTATCACGGTAGCCAGCAAAGGGCGCAGTTATGCGCTTTGGACACCGCTGATTGGTCAAACGATCCCGTTCAACGGCAGTGCTCAATTGTTTGATCGCTGGTGGGACACGGTCAATTGA
- a CDS encoding replication-associated recombination protein A encodes MSGKQSSLFDASAQDVMRLRPLAERMRPLSLDEYVGQTRLLGTTATLGKAIRAGRIHSMILWGPPGCGKTSLAMLMVNYANANFRVLSAVQTGAAEIRKILSEATVELRQGRQTILFVDEVHRFNKSQQDIFLPHVESGTIVLVGATTENPSFELTSALLSRCRVYIMDRVSEEDLISAMRRALEDDQRGLASYAIQFSDSQLHAIAVAADGDVRRAHSLLELACEVAASDGGEVSPVILAEILVDRSYRMDKSGDQYYDLISALQKSIRNSNPDAAVYWMARLLEAGCDPGRIARRLVCIAVDDIGLADPRAQTMVLEAASIYDRVGSAGGDLALAQAAIYLASTAKSNACAVAYSRALAEVRQSGSLPVPMSLRNAPTALMAGLGFGKGYQYDPDQAGGVALTQTCFPEEIGEQVLYDPTDNGMELRLKQKLDDLRKRRRQASSTCEMVFFEKPL; translated from the coding sequence ATGTCAGGTAAGCAAAGCTCTCTTTTTGATGCCTCGGCTCAAGACGTGATGCGCTTGCGGCCCCTGGCAGAGCGGATGAGACCCCTTTCTCTGGATGAGTATGTAGGGCAGACGCGCCTGCTTGGCACCACCGCTACGCTTGGAAAAGCGATACGCGCGGGGAGAATTCACTCGATGATCCTATGGGGCCCGCCTGGATGTGGCAAGACGTCCCTAGCGATGCTCATGGTCAACTACGCGAATGCTAACTTTCGAGTGCTGTCAGCGGTGCAAACAGGCGCAGCTGAGATAAGGAAGATATTGTCCGAAGCGACGGTCGAACTCAGGCAGGGCCGGCAGACCATACTATTCGTTGATGAGGTTCACCGATTTAATAAGTCCCAACAAGACATCTTTCTACCCCATGTGGAAAGCGGCACCATTGTGCTTGTAGGGGCGACTACCGAGAACCCTTCGTTCGAGTTGACCAGCGCGCTATTGTCGCGCTGCCGGGTCTACATTATGGATCGTGTATCCGAAGAAGATTTGATCAGCGCCATGCGCCGAGCTTTAGAAGATGATCAACGGGGCCTCGCGTCATACGCTATTCAATTCAGCGACTCTCAGCTCCACGCCATCGCAGTGGCTGCCGATGGAGACGTGCGCCGCGCTCACTCTTTACTTGAACTAGCCTGCGAAGTGGCTGCGAGCGACGGAGGAGAAGTCTCACCAGTAATTCTGGCCGAGATTCTGGTAGACCGCTCCTACCGTATGGATAAAAGCGGTGATCAGTATTACGACCTCATTTCAGCGCTGCAGAAGTCGATCCGGAACTCCAACCCAGATGCTGCTGTTTACTGGATGGCACGCTTGCTGGAGGCTGGTTGCGACCCGGGCCGTATCGCACGACGCCTGGTGTGTATTGCAGTAGACGATATTGGTCTGGCTGATCCAAGAGCACAGACCATGGTGCTTGAGGCAGCATCAATTTATGATCGCGTGGGTAGCGCTGGAGGTGACCTAGCCTTGGCACAGGCTGCTATCTATCTCGCCTCAACCGCCAAATCCAACGCCTGCGCTGTTGCCTATTCCCGAGCACTTGCCGAGGTGCGCCAGTCCGGCAGTCTGCCTGTGCCGATGTCTCTACGTAATGCCCCTACCGCTCTCATGGCAGGACTGGGTTTTGGCAAAGGTTATCAATATGATCCTGATCAAGCAGGCGGTGTTGCACTAACCCAAACCTGCTTCCCTGAAGAGATCGGCGAGCAAGTTCTTTACGACCCAACCGATAACGGTATGGAGCTTCGGCTCAAACAAAAGCTCGATGACTTGAGAAAGCGCCGACGTCAGGCCAGCTCAACGTGCGAAATGGTTTTCTTCGAAAAGCCTTTGTAG
- a CDS encoding alpha/beta fold hydrolase: protein MKTRKLIIENLQLNVSICGQGSPLLLLNGLGGLIRTFDTLRDELMDYTTITLDVPGVGKSQMPRWPMRLARHADLIAEMLKQLGIEQVDVFGVSWGGALAQEFALRHPSIVRRLILAATSAGPVVLVKPADILDFFGSSKGARLRKKERSRNSIQSLLRFGVMKGMLTVNPRSYYHQLAALVGWTSLLRLFRLRQRTLILTGDRDTLVQMYNAHILRRSIRHAELHVIKGEGHFFVVTSSKRTAALIREFLSKQRDDEESAPMIASGRVRSRLL from the coding sequence ATGAAAACGCGCAAACTGATCATTGAAAACTTGCAGTTGAACGTTTCTATCTGCGGGCAGGGCTCGCCGCTACTCTTGCTCAATGGCCTGGGTGGTTTGATTCGTACTTTCGATACCCTGCGCGATGAACTGATGGACTACACGACCATTACTTTGGACGTGCCGGGGGTCGGCAAGTCGCAAATGCCTCGCTGGCCGATGCGCCTGGCGCGCCATGCCGACTTGATCGCCGAGATGCTAAAGCAGTTGGGAATCGAGCAGGTCGATGTGTTCGGTGTAAGTTGGGGTGGTGCATTGGCGCAAGAGTTCGCCCTTCGTCACCCGAGCATAGTGCGCCGACTGATCCTCGCGGCTACCTCTGCCGGCCCGGTGGTGCTGGTGAAGCCTGCCGACATCTTGGATTTTTTTGGCAGCAGCAAAGGCGCCAGATTGCGCAAGAAAGAACGCTCGCGTAATTCAATACAGTCGCTGCTGCGCTTCGGTGTGATGAAAGGCATGCTCACCGTTAATCCGCGAAGCTATTACCACCAGCTCGCTGCCCTGGTCGGCTGGACAAGCCTACTGCGGCTGTTCCGTCTGCGCCAACGCACGCTGATCCTCACCGGCGACCGCGACACCCTAGTGCAGATGTATAACGCACATATCCTGCGCCGCAGCATCCGGCATGCCGAGCTGCATGTCATAAAGGGCGAGGGGCATTTTTTCGTGGTCACCAGCTCCAAGCGAACTGCCGCACTGATACGCGAATTCCTCAGCAAGCAACGGGATGATGAAGAGTCTGCGCCGATGATCGCCAGCGGCAGGGTAAGGTCACGACTGCTCTAA
- a CDS encoding glycosyltransferase family 2 protein: MIGVVIPAHNEESHITACLSSVLFAAEHPVLAGQSVSIVVVLDDCSDQTDQIVSALGVNSIEVAFQNVGKARAIGADHLLAAGAKWLAFTDADTVVPHDWLARQIEFKADAVCGTVEVDSWNGHGDLVRSKYMELYQFIENHRHIHGANLGLSAEAYRSAGGFQHLTAHEDVHLVADLKRVGAHIVWTATNPVITSAREDYKCRGGFGEYLTNLGVSPGVPTLDPQVSAGVSR; this comes from the coding sequence ATGATCGGTGTTGTGATTCCTGCACATAACGAAGAGAGCCATATCACTGCCTGTCTTTCATCTGTTTTGTTCGCTGCTGAGCACCCTGTGTTGGCAGGCCAATCAGTCTCGATAGTCGTCGTTCTAGATGATTGCTCAGATCAGACCGATCAGATTGTTTCAGCTCTCGGTGTCAACAGCATTGAGGTCGCTTTTCAGAACGTGGGCAAGGCGAGAGCCATCGGTGCCGATCATTTGCTGGCCGCCGGTGCGAAGTGGCTTGCCTTTACTGATGCCGACACCGTAGTGCCACACGATTGGTTGGCACGCCAGATTGAGTTCAAGGCTGATGCAGTCTGTGGCACAGTCGAGGTGGATAGCTGGAATGGCCACGGAGATTTGGTTCGCTCAAAGTACATGGAGCTCTACCAGTTCATCGAGAATCACCGGCACATTCACGGAGCCAACCTTGGTCTGAGTGCCGAGGCCTATCGGAGCGCCGGCGGGTTCCAACATCTTACTGCACACGAAGATGTCCATTTGGTCGCTGACCTTAAGAGGGTCGGTGCTCATATCGTTTGGACGGCGACGAATCCAGTGATCACCAGCGCCCGCGAGGATTACAAATGTCGTGGAGGATTTGGCGAGTACCTAACCAACCTGGGTGTCTCACCGGGAGTGCCTACCCTCGATCCACAGGTGAGTGCCGGCGTCTCTCGTTGA
- a CDS encoding response regulator — MIVQWEGFLPIEGSVIVIEDDPTLRALMKEIVSEVGGKAISFGTADDALTYLLQTHEQCRLVIADHGVPGQIQGIEFIEMVGSRWPSISAILTSGYLIDPEVVPASSIYLHKPWSLDDFVNAMATLLQPGIAIRKA, encoded by the coding sequence GTGATCGTCCAGTGGGAAGGTTTTTTGCCGATCGAGGGATCGGTAATCGTCATCGAAGACGATCCGACTTTGCGAGCTTTGATGAAGGAAATCGTCTCGGAAGTCGGTGGCAAGGCGATCTCGTTCGGCACGGCAGATGATGCACTAACTTACCTGCTTCAAACTCATGAGCAGTGCCGTCTTGTGATCGCAGACCACGGCGTGCCTGGGCAGATCCAAGGGATCGAATTCATAGAAATGGTAGGTAGTCGATGGCCATCGATTTCGGCAATCCTCACCTCTGGATATCTGATAGATCCTGAGGTAGTGCCAGCTTCTAGCATCTATCTGCACAAGCCATGGTCATTGGATGATTTCGTTAACGCCATGGCGACTCTATTGCAGCCTGGCATCGCGATTCGCAAAGCCTGA
- a CDS encoding DUF1652 domain-containing protein, translating to MISALELRHIIECGFLPMSCSCTLNLDGSLMIKVTEPSSGSVELLVTGVSTAPLNSSRAIAELVGELRSEMAARKASFESSECRAPGH from the coding sequence ATGATTTCCGCTCTTGAGCTCCGACATATCATTGAGTGCGGTTTCCTACCTATGTCCTGCTCTTGCACTCTGAACCTGGATGGTTCGCTGATGATCAAGGTCACAGAGCCTTCATCAGGTAGCGTTGAGCTTTTGGTCACGGGTGTGTCGACGGCCCCACTTAATTCGAGTCGCGCGATTGCCGAACTGGTAGGCGAGCTTCGCAGTGAGATGGCTGCACGTAAAGCCAGCTTTGAATCGAGCGAATGCAGAGCTCCGGGGCATTGA
- a CDS encoding DUF6555 family protein, whose product MSQTDIFFIEYKLHGEPKSFVIRAKTMRTVDAWHWASCDAGLAPIPKPGRPPLKVVSKPQAERYGVTDVKWRETVALDWTEA is encoded by the coding sequence ATGAGCCAAACAGATATTTTTTTCATCGAGTACAAGCTGCACGGGGAGCCAAAGTCATTCGTCATTCGCGCCAAAACAATGCGCACTGTGGATGCCTGGCATTGGGCAAGCTGCGATGCCGGTTTAGCCCCAATTCCTAAACCTGGTAGACCTCCGTTGAAGGTCGTTTCGAAACCTCAAGCCGAGCGATACGGAGTAACAGACGTGAAATGGCGCGAAACGGTTGCTCTTGATTGGACAGAGGCTTGA
- a CDS encoding PAS domain-containing sensor histidine kinase → MRSKVLLKAFRVELLMQADADSLPGADSLYEYAPCALIVTSKAGVILRVNTTFCEWLGYPKDQLIGHRKLQELLTIGGRIFHQTHWIPLLEMQGSISEVKLEFATSDGKKVPMILNVRRREHSGGTFDEVSAFVVIERHRFEQEVLISKRQAEDSLEAHLALQRDLSVADARLRVALESAQMHVWDVDPVTRERRYDESVARLLGYSSSQFVSAAAYSTFIEPQDQHREAGLFSAALESVAQEYRCIYRLNGIDGVQRTVLSTGRAAFDPDNKLVQFVGILHDITDVKREQAAAEDRALFSEQMIGIVSHDLRNPLSVISMSTEILDRQGLTPKQQKFVRHAQDAALRARRLINDLLDFTQARIGRGIGITKVTTDLHLLIEGTVEQLRIVYPKRELVHSTHGNGLCIADGDRLAQLAGNLISNAVTYGAEDRPVTVTSSITALGFELMVHNWGSPIPPDFLATVFSPMTRGVNLPQETRSVGLGLFIVSEIVKAHGGTVSVTSKIDVGTTFKATFPL, encoded by the coding sequence ATGCGATCCAAAGTTTTATTGAAAGCGTTCAGAGTCGAATTGCTGATGCAGGCTGATGCCGACTCGCTTCCTGGTGCTGACTCACTTTATGAGTACGCTCCCTGTGCCCTTATTGTCACGAGTAAGGCCGGAGTAATCCTCCGGGTGAACACCACCTTTTGCGAATGGCTGGGCTACCCGAAAGACCAGTTAATTGGCCATCGTAAGTTGCAAGAATTGCTTACCATCGGGGGGCGAATTTTTCATCAAACTCATTGGATACCTTTATTGGAAATGCAAGGTTCCATTTCCGAGGTAAAGCTTGAGTTTGCAACGTCTGACGGAAAAAAAGTGCCGATGATTCTCAACGTGAGAAGAAGAGAGCACTCGGGTGGCACTTTCGATGAGGTTTCGGCATTTGTGGTGATCGAGAGGCACCGGTTCGAGCAAGAAGTATTGATTTCCAAGCGGCAGGCAGAGGATTCACTCGAAGCACACTTAGCGCTCCAGCGAGATCTTTCGGTAGCCGATGCCAGGCTGCGGGTTGCGTTAGAGTCTGCCCAGATGCATGTCTGGGATGTCGACCCTGTGACACGCGAGCGCCGTTACGATGAGAGCGTCGCGCGCCTGCTTGGTTACTCATCTAGCCAGTTTGTTTCCGCAGCCGCTTACTCAACCTTCATTGAGCCCCAAGACCAGCACCGGGAAGCCGGACTCTTTTCGGCGGCTCTTGAGTCGGTAGCTCAGGAATATCGCTGCATCTATCGATTGAACGGGATTGACGGCGTTCAGCGTACCGTGCTGTCGACTGGTCGCGCCGCATTCGATCCTGATAATAAGCTTGTTCAGTTTGTTGGCATCCTTCATGACATTACCGACGTAAAACGTGAGCAAGCTGCGGCTGAAGACCGCGCCCTTTTTTCCGAGCAAATGATTGGGATCGTAAGTCACGACCTGCGTAATCCTCTCTCGGTAATATCAATGTCCACGGAAATTCTTGATCGGCAGGGACTGACGCCGAAGCAGCAAAAATTTGTTCGTCACGCTCAGGACGCGGCGCTGAGAGCGCGCAGGCTCATCAACGATTTGTTGGACTTCACGCAGGCGCGTATAGGGCGTGGTATCGGAATTACGAAAGTGACCACCGATCTGCATCTGCTCATTGAAGGAACCGTGGAGCAACTCAGAATCGTTTATCCCAAACGAGAGCTTGTCCATTCAACCCATGGCAATGGTTTATGTATCGCAGACGGCGACAGGCTTGCGCAATTGGCAGGTAACTTGATTTCTAACGCAGTCACTTACGGTGCGGAAGACCGTCCCGTGACGGTTACATCCTCCATTACGGCGCTGGGCTTTGAGTTGATGGTGCACAACTGGGGTTCACCGATTCCTCCAGACTTCCTGGCCACTGTCTTCAGTCCAATGACTCGCGGTGTCAACCTCCCGCAAGAAACCCGGAGCGTAGGTCTAGGGCTTTTCATCGTAAGCGAAATCGTGAAGGCACACGGTGGCACGGTTTCAGTTACCTCCAAAATTGATGTAGGGACAACATTCAAAGCTACTTTTCCGTTATGA
- a CDS encoding alpha/beta fold hydrolase translates to MSVQIRNNVRVRGSGPATLVFAHGFGCDQNMWRLVEPAFSESYQTILFDVVGCGKSDLSAYEVARYSTLKGYAQDIVEIINEFASEPVIFVGHSVSAMAGVIAANMRPGLIGAHVMVGPSPSYINDGDYFGGFSREDIDSLLETLESNYLGWSSSMAPAIMGAPGQPHLGVELTNSFCQTDPDIAKRFARVTFLSDNRRDVAKLQAPALIIQSSEDIIAPVEVGQYLHKVIPDNRLEVIENMGHCPHLSSPDLCINAIQSFIESVQSRIADAG, encoded by the coding sequence ATGTCTGTACAAATTCGCAACAACGTTCGCGTTCGAGGTTCGGGCCCTGCCACTTTGGTTTTTGCGCACGGTTTTGGCTGCGATCAGAATATGTGGAGACTGGTGGAGCCTGCTTTTTCAGAAAGCTATCAAACGATTCTTTTCGACGTTGTAGGGTGTGGTAAGTCTGACCTTTCGGCTTATGAGGTTGCAAGATATTCAACCTTGAAAGGGTACGCACAGGACATCGTCGAAATCATCAATGAGTTTGCCAGCGAGCCGGTCATATTTGTGGGGCATTCAGTCAGTGCTATGGCTGGAGTAATCGCTGCCAATATGCGTCCGGGCCTTATCGGCGCGCATGTGATGGTTGGGCCTTCTCCCTCCTACATCAACGATGGGGATTACTTTGGCGGATTTAGCCGGGAAGACATCGACTCTCTCTTGGAGACTCTGGAAAGCAATTACCTTGGCTGGTCGAGTTCCATGGCTCCCGCCATCATGGGCGCGCCTGGACAACCACACCTTGGCGTCGAGTTGACTAATAGTTTCTGCCAGACAGATCCAGACATTGCAAAGCGATTCGCGAGGGTGACATTCCTTTCGGACAATCGTAGGGATGTGGCCAAGCTGCAGGCGCCTGCACTGATTATTCAGTCGTCCGAGGACATCATTGCGCCTGTAGAGGTTGGGCAGTACCTCCATAAGGTGATCCCCGATAATCGACTTGAGGTGATTGAAAACATGGGCCACTGTCCGCACCTCAGTTCACCTGATCTCTGCATCAATGCGATCCAAAGTTTTATTGAAAGCGTTCAGAGTCGAATTGCTGATGCAGGCTGA
- a CDS encoding short chain dehydrogenase, whose protein sequence is MIDPATGMKAGERYIVESLERTRHFPGFFLDGKYYLGPELMTAIGWLEGQQFYYDELDPTGEPVFPNRLAGTVEDLTLILADGARLPLNEMPYEAEIDPSDIPISRNPSSSGHRPTSPSDQHGVEGVWMSGKHPYPILLAAGAALLLGILFGVKQAKRLPIRKLR, encoded by the coding sequence ATGATTGACCCAGCAACCGGTATGAAGGCGGGCGAGCGTTACATCGTAGAAAGTCTCGAACGCACACGACATTTCCCAGGCTTCTTCCTCGACGGGAAGTATTACCTTGGCCCTGAATTGATGACGGCCATAGGTTGGCTCGAAGGTCAGCAGTTTTATTACGATGAGCTTGACCCCACTGGTGAGCCAGTATTCCCCAATCGACTCGCCGGCACTGTAGAAGACCTAACCCTCATTCTTGCAGACGGAGCGCGTTTACCTTTAAACGAAATGCCCTACGAAGCAGAGATCGATCCCTCTGACATTCCGATCAGTCGTAATCCATCGTCATCGGGGCATCGCCCTACTTCACCAAGCGATCAGCACGGAGTGGAGGGCGTATGGATGTCAGGTAAACATCCCTATCCCATACTCCTTGCGGCGGGCGCAGCGCTATTACTGGGAATACTGTTTGGGGTCAAACAAGCTAAACGCCTTCCTATCCGAAAGCTGAGGTAG